In Thamnophis elegans isolate rThaEle1 chromosome 4, rThaEle1.pri, whole genome shotgun sequence, the following proteins share a genomic window:
- the LOC116507278 gene encoding LOW QUALITY PROTEIN: pantetheinase-like (The sequence of the model RefSeq protein was modified relative to this genomic sequence to represent the inferred CDS: inserted 2 bases in 1 codon), which yields MASSSSLQHAFILILLGGLRTLAMNKYTAAVYEHAVILPELTSDPVSPEEALKLMNQNMDILEDAIQKAAKQGAHIIVTPEDAIHGFFFTRETIYPYLEDIPDPQVNWIPCTDPERFGPAPVQKRLSCLARDNSIYVVANMGDKKTCNHIDPKCPCDGRYQYNTNVVFDSEGKLVARYHKFNLFTVEQQFDFPKEPELATFDTAFGKFGLFTCFDILFHDPAVTLVTQLSVDTIIFPTAWMNVLPHLTAIEFHSAWAMGMRANVLAANTHNPSLNMTGSGIYTPSGSEAYHYDAESMNGHLLVAEIYSHPSHFPTPLPTVNWSYYATTVKGXPKPFTFSGLIFHDNFTLCTLGKEADNLTVCQNNLCCHLSYRMMEQQEDELYVLGAFDGLHEVEGQYYLQICTLLKCGSTDLQSCGQATKTAESYFDFYSLSGTFGTNYVFPEVLLSGISLAPGLFQVLKDGQLVSQNDLPQAVLTVTLFGRWYEKDSPSTPINNATLAPMQCTNKAEFIIQ from the exons ATGGCCTCCTCTTCATCTTTACAGCATGCTTTTATTCTTATACTCCTGGGGGGCCTCAGGACTTTAGCCATGAACAAATACACCGCAGCTGTATATGAACATGCAGTCATACTGCCGGAATTAACATCGGACCCTGTTTCCCCTGAAGAGGCCTTAAAATTGATGAACCAAAACATGGACATCTTAGAAGATGCCATCCAAAAAGCAGCAAAGCAG GGAGCACACATCATTGTGACTCCAGAAGATGCTATACATGGATTTTTCTTCACCAGAGAGACCATTTATCCTTATCTTGAGGACATTCCAGACCCACAGGTCAACTGGATTCCATGTACAGATCCTGAAAG ATTTGGACCTGCACCAGTCCAAAAAAGACTGAGCTGTCTGGCCAGGGACAATTCGATCTATGTGGTTGCCAATATGGGTGATAAGAAGACTTGCAATCATATAGACCCAAAGTGCCCCTGTGATGGCCGCTatcaatacaacacaaatgttgtCTTTGATTCAGAGGGAAAGCTGGTGGCACGATACCACAAG TTTAACCTGTTTACGGTGGAGCAACAATTTGATTTCCCTAAAGAGCCTGAACTTGCAACCTTCGATACTGCCTTTGGAAAATTTGGCCTCTTCACGTGCTTTGATATTCTCTTCCACGATCCTGCTGTAACCCTCGTAACCCAGCTCTCGGTGGACACCATCATTTTCCCGACAGCCTGGATGAATGTTCTCCCACACTTAACTGCTATCGAATTCCATTCAGCTTGGGCCATGGGCATGCGTGCCAATGTTCTAGCAGCTAATACTCATAATCCTAGCCTTAATATGACAG GCAGTGGTATCTACACACCATCCGGATCGGAAGCTTATCATTATGATGCAGAATCAATGAATGGGCACCTTTTGGTTGCAGAAATCTATTCCCATCCGTCTCATTTTCCCACCCCTCTTCCTACTGTTAATTGGAGCTATTATGCCACAACTGTGAAGGG TCCTAAGCCCTTTACTTTCTCTGGATTAATTTTCCATGATAACTTCACCTTATGTACCCTTGGAAAAGAAGCTGACAATCTTACAGTGTGCCAGAACAATCTCTGCTGCCACTTAAGCTACAGGATGATGGAACAACAAGAAGATGAACTTTACGTGCTAGGGGCATTCGATGGTCTTCATGAGGTTGAAGGACAATATTACTTACAG ATCTGCACATTGCTGAAGTGCGGAAGTACGGACCTTCAGAGCTGTGGTCAGGCAACCAAGACTGCTGAATCCTATTTTGACTTCTATTCTCTCAGTGGCACATTTGGCACTAATTACGTCTTCCCGGAGGTTTTACTCAGTGGGATTTCTTTGGCCCCTGGATTGTTTCAg GTTTTGAAAGATGGACAACTGGTCAGTCAGAACGATCTCCCTCAGGCCGTTTTAACTGTGACACTTTTTGGAAGATGGTATGAGAAGGATTCTCCATCTACACCCATTAACAATGCAACCCTAGCACCAATGCAATGCACCAATAAGGCTGAATTCATTATTCAATAA